The following proteins come from a genomic window of Megalobrama amblycephala isolate DHTTF-2021 linkage group LG1, ASM1881202v1, whole genome shotgun sequence:
- the LOC125280251 gene encoding proline-rich protein 36-like, with product MDFIELAPLTCFNEECLMIFFRGGLSDPLSAVMPLHDPNGTLEQYIEQALLLSGSPFTVGVAEERDTMLNNIMAAASKNTHKMAATITTTPVYVPADLHEQRHAFADRPEQRHAFADRPEQRHTFADRPEQRHVAADRPESRHVSRSVRERRGLRSSVTDLPLISARAAGIPKPPPAASLSSPAAASHSSPAAASHSSQPVSDPLSAVMPLHDPNGTLEQYIEQALLLSGSPFTVGVAEERDTMLNHVMAAASKNTHKMAATITTTPVYVPADLHEQRHAFADRPEQRHAFADRPEQRHAFADRPEQRHVAADRPESRHVSRSVRERRGLRSSVTDPPLISARAADIPKPPPAASHSSPATASHSSPAAASHSSPAAASHSSPAAASHSSPAAASHSSQPVATLSSQPVATLSSQPVATLSSSPVATLSSSLDAMDEMAALPVPTGKMAAPSELKDIGGVPAIESAPEPAPTGEPSPQPRKRRRKKAPSVLPPLTPALLALPALPEFLALPAPPKLLALPAPPELLALPAPSKLLALLTPASSKYARNKQPSLT from the coding sequence ATGGACTTTATTGAACTGGCACCGTTAACCTGTTTTAATGAGGAGTGCCTAATGATATTTTTTCGTGGTGGACTATCTGATCCGCTCAGTGCTGTCATGCCGCTACACGATCCAAACGGGACGTTGGAACAGTATATTGAACAGGCTTTACTACTGAGCGGATCTCcctttactgtgggtgtcgcagAAGAACGCGACACTATGCTTAATAACATAATGGCCGCCGCATCAAAGAacactcacaaaatggcggccaCCATCACAACAACACCAGTCTATGTCCCAGCTGATCTCCatgagcaacgtcacgccttcgctgatcgcccagagcaacgtcacgccttcgctgatcgcccagagcaacgtcacaccttcgctgatcgcccagagcaacgtcacgtcgccgctgatcgcccagagtcacgtcacgtctctagaTCAGTCCGGGAGCGGAGAGGGTTGCGTTCCAGTGTGACTGATCTACCGCTGATTTCAGCACGAGCGGCTGGCATTCCTAAGCCtccgccggccgcttcgctctcaagcccggcggccgcttcgcactcaagcccggcggccgcttcgcactcaagccagcCTGTATCTGACCCGCTCAGTGCTGTCATGCCGCTACACGATCCAAACGGGACGTTGGAACAGTATATTGAACAGGCTTTACTACTGAGCGGATCTCcctttactgtgggtgtcgcagAAGAACGCGACACTATGCTTAATCACGTAATGGCCGCCGCATCAAAGAacactcacaaaatggcggccaCCATCACAACAACACCAGTCTATGTCCCAGCTGATCTCCatgagcaacgtcacgccttcgctgatcgcccagagcaacgtcacgccttcgctgatcgcccagagcaacgtcacgccttcgctgatcgcccagagcaacgtcacgtcgccgctgatcgcccagagtcacgtcacgtctctagaTCAGTCCGGGAGCGGAGAGGGTTGCGTTCCAGTGTGACTGATCCACCGCTGATTTCAGCACGAGCGGCTGACATTCCTAAGCCtccgccggccgcttcgcactcaagcccggcgaccgcttcgcactcaagcccggcggccgcttcgcactcaagcccggcggccgcttcgcactcaagcccggcggccgcttcgcactcaagcccggcggccgcttcgcactcaagccagcCTGTTGCAACGCTTTCAAGCCagccggttgcaacgctctcaagccagcctgttgcaacgctctcaagttcgccggttgcaacgctctcaagttcccTGGATGCGATGGATGagatggctgctttgccagtgcccacgggcaagatggccgccccctCGGAGCTTAAGGATATAGGGGGCGttccagccattgagtccgctccagaacccgctccaACCGGCGAACCCTCGCCTCAGCctcggaagaggaggaggaagaaggctccttctgttcttcctcctcttacacctgcgcttcttgccctgccggcgctaCCTGAATTCCTTGCCCTGCCAGCACCACCCAAGCTCctggccctgccggcgccacccgagctcctagccctgccagcgccaTCCAAGCTCCTAGCCCTCCTAACCCCGGCTTCCTCCAAATACGCACGAAACAAACAGCCATCTCTGACGTGA